Proteins from a single region of Rhea pennata isolate bPtePen1 chromosome 4, bPtePen1.pri, whole genome shotgun sequence:
- the SEPSECS gene encoding O-phosphoseryl-tRNA(Sec) selenium transferase, with translation MNAENLGRSERLVAAAYVRQGAQGRRAHELRLRALLEQGKCPEDGWDESTIELFLHELAIMDSNNFLGNCGVGEREGRVASGLVARRHYRLIHGIGRSGDISAVQPKAAGSSLLNKLTNSVVLDIIKLAGVRTVTNCFVVPMATGMSLTLCFLTLRHKRPKAKYIIWPRIDQKSCFKSMITAGFEPVVIENVLEGDELRTDIKAVEAKIKALGAENVLCVHSTTSCFAPRVPDRLEELAVICANYDIPHIVNNAYGVQSSKCMHLIQQGSRVGRIDAFVQSLDKNFMVPVGGAIIAGFSESFIQEISKMYPGRASASPSLDVLITLLSLGTSGYKQLLKERKEMFSYLSNELKKLADIHNERLLDTPHNPISLAMSLKNLGENNDAAVTQLGSMLFTRQVSGARVVPCGSVQTVNNYTFKGFMSHTNDYPCAYLNAASAIGIKKQDVDVFLKRLDKCLKTSKKEIKKEKSVDEISNSNTDTDQHED, from the exons ATGAACGCCGAGAACTTGGGCCGCAGCGAGCGGCTGGTGGCGGCGGCCTACGTGCGCCAGGGGGCGCAGGGCCGCCGCGCGCACGAGCTGCGCCTGCGGGCGCTGCTGGAGCAG GGAAAGTGTCCTGAAGATGGATGGGATGAAAGTACCATTGAACTGTTTCTTCATGAACTTGCCATAATGGATAGCAACAACTTCCTTGGCAACTGTGGTGTGggtgagagggaaggaagagtaGCATCAGGACTGGTTGCCCGAAGGCATTACAG gtTGATCCATGGAATTGGAAGGTCGGGTGATATTTCTGCTGTCCAGCCTAAAGCTGCAGGGTCTAGCCTTTTGAACAAACTTACTAATTCAGTAGTTCTGGATATTATAAAGCTGGCTG GTGTCCGGACAGTGACCAATTGCTTTGTGGTTCCTATGGCAACTGGAATGAGTCTAACTCTGTGTTTTTTAACACTGCGGCACAAGAGACCAAAggcaaaatacattatttggCCACGTATAGACCAGAAATCTTGCTTTAAATCTATGATAACTGCGG GTTTTGAACCTGTGGTGATAGAAAATGTATTGGAAGGAGATGAGCTACGGACAGACATCAAAGCAGTGGAGGCTAAAATCAAAGCTCTTGGcgctgaaaatgttttgtgtgttCATTCTACAACCTCTTGCTTTGCTCCAAGGGTACCTGATAG ACTGGAGGAGCTGGCTGTGATTTGTGCTAATTATGACATTCCTCATATTGTCAACAATGCATATGGAGTTCAGTCTTCAAAATGTATGCATCTTATTCAGCAG GGCTCTCGAGTGGGCAGAATAGATGCTTTTGTTCAGAGCTTGGACAAAAATTTTATGGTTCCAGTAGGTGGTGCTATCATTGCTGGCTTCAGTGAGTCCTTCATTCAGGAGATCAGCAAAATGTACCCAG gaagagcATCTGCATCTCCTTCTTTAGATGTCCTCATTACACTTCTGTCTCTAGGTACTAGTGGCTACAAGCAGttactgaaagagagaaag gaaatgttttcttatctTTCAAATGAGTTGAAGAAGTTGGCAGACATCCACAATGAGAGACTGTTGGACACACCACATAATCCTATTTCCCTAG CCATGTCGCTGAAGAATCTAGGTGAAAATAATGATGCTGCCGTTACCCAGCTGGGATCTATGCTTTTCACACGACAAGTTTCTGGAGCAAG GGTGGTTCCCTGTGGGTCTGTACAAACAGTGAATAACTACACTTTCAAAGGCTTTATGTCACATACAAATGACTATCCCTGTGCTTACCTCAATGCTGCATCAGCAATTGGGATTAAAAAACAAGATGTAGACGTATTCCTTAAAAGACTTGACAAATGTTTGAAGACttctaagaaagaaataaagaaggaaaaaagtgtgGATGAAATAAGTAATTCTAATACAGACACAGACCAACATGAAGACTAG